A genomic region of Solanum dulcamara chromosome 2, daSolDulc1.2, whole genome shotgun sequence contains the following coding sequences:
- the LOC129879820 gene encoding putative late blight resistance protein homolog R1B-16 — MPSSNENLSTGRYCDLSRLEKFRHKCDLDIPKKSTIDHLYIDFQFLDMFLSLQSFTTECWDATQKVQALWDAAEFERINCLDDVKSVNDKLDEQIWETKLELKAKYSFPKALSSNIATPEFVKRFIDTVVMNLTDLPKISHSYLWFKFVPWQQIEEIVKELKLLRNFVYFISDRCTDPQSQHTFFTHVIVVAGHAAMTSWFCVPSNWRDPFRSIKMKAAFSDFQMNIQPIQPCIRKIYIDVLHALKSVCHPKIQAEHVADYKAGFVETLVHHMEELRPITDKHKERVSFKDRITMLNFLRTNLINLPREALEDFDTAIINVGLLVYSTFDIVAVRELNQVPVLDFSGDTQSIQALIYFLTRKSFCSNLPKIDGLGSIDIILDDLKDFLSRYSNLLPSIRSQLWTIQQQLEHFQKQHDGFKYFRMQVIDILYEVDHLVVGFINKEIPEWCLILWTADIIEEITKLMREVAEIPEKKVSELVLHNTTDVGSAHTPEFARITSMREEMVGFQEVMHTLRRQLIRGSSELDVISIVGMPGLGKTFLANKLIFDQLVVSHFDVRAQCCVSQVYTRKDLLLTILRGIKKDTIISDKLPENELADRLRKLLLVQRYLILIDDIWETAAWDDLYPCFCDANNGSRIILTTRLGDVASYAKLVSDPHFLRLLTPEESWMLLKDKVFNTKSCPPVLEDIGQKIAQKCGGLPLSVVLVAGILEGMEKEKHCWEQVAINLGSHIQSKSEDIINLSYQDLPFHLKPCFLYFGVFLEDEEIQVSKLTWLWTAEGLVKTHKEKISEDIAEYYLKNLIGRNLVMVSKKSSDGKTKACRIHDLLLEFCKKKAKVENFLQCIKGDNDHMNSSSISHQKHSILRRLCLYSQFDNLSKWISICSDVQSFHLMKGTQIAASSIHNASYTFNSFKLLRVLNLEFTVIDSFPEALTCLRYVAVRISEDSSLSFSSNLWNLETLIVKGMGRRVSLPDTLWKMVKLRHLHVYNSAIIPISNVHEELLKSPPKMNELRTLASAWFSCEEDANNILVKTPNLQKLRCEVLRCHDYSPAFNNLTKLEVLKFSWGCLGTWATHLNFPSSLKKLTLLNGPVFRPDQVSTLPSLVVLKLLNVSIKSEVWEVTDEQFPRLKFLKLQNPSFFEWNVSDDAFPCLEHLVIRRLRHLEQIPPRFADMLTLKSIEVISCKESLVESAKDIQEKQVEEMQNCGFKLFIQK; from the exons atGCCTTCTTCAAATGAGAATTTGTCTACAGGGAGATATTGTGATCTTTCTCGTTTGGAAAAGTTTCGTCATAAATGTGATTTAGACATCCCAAAGAAGTCTACAATTGATCACCTTTATATAGATTTTCAATTCCTAGACATGTTTCTCAGCTTGCAGAGCTTCACAACTGAATGCTGGGATGCTACACAGAAAGTACAAGCTCTTTGGGATGCAGCTGAATTCGAAAGAATCAACTGTCTCGACGATGTTAAATCCGTGAACGATAAGTTGGACGAACAGATCTGGGAGACTAAGTTGGAACTCAAAGCTAAATACTCCTTTCCCAAAGCACTTTCTTCCAACATTGCTACTCCCGAATTTGTAAAGAGATTCATTGATACTGTTGTAATGAATCTCACTGATTTACCGAAGATATCTCATAGTTATCTTTGGTTTAAATTTGTTCCTTGGCAACAAATAGAAGAGATTGTAAAGGAGTTGAAGTTATTGAGAAATTTTGTCTACTTTATTTCAGACAGATGCACTGATCCTCAAAGCCAACATACTTTCTTCACTCATGTTATAGTTGTGGCTGGTCATGCAGCAATGACTTCCTGGTTTTGTGTACCAAGCAATTGGAGGGATCCCTTCCGTTCAATTAAAATGAAGGCTGCATTTTCTGACTTTCAAATGAATATTCAGCCCATTCAACCATGTATCCGCAAGATCTATATTGATGTCCTGCATGCTCTAAAATCAGTATGCCATCCGAAAATCCAAGCTGAACATGTTGCTGATTATAAAGCTGGATTTGTGGAGACTCTCGTACACCATATGGAAGAGCTACGTCCCATTACTGATAAGCACAAAGAGAGAGTTTCTTTCAAGGATCGAATTACAATGCTCAATTTCTTGAGAACCAATCTCATCAATCTACCAAGAGAGGCCCTTGAAGATTTTGATACAGCAATTATTAATGTAGGGCTTCTAGTTTACTCGACATTTGACATCGTGGCTGTTAGGGAGTTAAACCAAGTGCCAGTTCTTGATTTCTCAGGCGATACTCAGAGTATACAAGCACTGATCTACTTCCTCACTCGGAAGTCATTTTGCTCCAATTTACCTAAGATTGATGGACTGGGATCTATTGATATCATTTTAGACGACCTGAAGGATTTTCTAAGCCGCTACTCAAACTTACTTCCTTCTATAAGGAGCCAACTTTGGACAATTCAGCAGCAACTGGAGCACTTTCAGAAGCAGCATGACGGATTCAAATATTTTCGGATGCAGGTGATTGACATATTATATGAGGTGGATCATTTGGTTGTTGGTTTTATAAACAAAGAGATTCCTGAGTGGTGTCTTATTCTCTGGACAGCGGACATCATAGAGGAGATCACAAAACTAATGAGGGAGGTAGCGGAGATTCCTGAAAAGAAAGTCTCTGAATTAGTATTGCATAATACCACTGATGTTGGCAGTGCTCATACTCCAGAATTTGCTAGGATTACAAGCATGAGAGAAGAGATGGTGGGATTTCAGGAGGTGATGCACACTCTAAGACGGCAGCTAATCAGAGGATCATCAGAATTGGATGTCATCTCAATCGTTGGCATGCCTGGATTGGGTAAGACATTTCTAGCTAACAAACTAATTTTTGATCAGTTAGTCGTTTCTCATTTTGATGTCCGTGCACAATGTTGTGTATCTCAAGTTTATACACGCAAAGACTTGTTACTAACCATTCTTCGTGGTATTAAGAAGGATACAATTATAAGTGATAAACTACCAGAGAATGAATTAGCAGATAGGTTGCGCAAACTTCTATTGGTTCAGAGGTACCTTATCCTCATTGATGATATCTGGGAAACTGCTGCATGGGATGATCTATACCCATGCTTCTGTGATGCCAATAATGGAAGTAGAATTATCCTGACAACTCGGCTTGGTGATGTTGCCTCGTATGCTAAACTTGTCAGTGATCCTCATTTTCTTCGATTACTTACACCCGAAGAAAGTTGGATGTTATTGAAGGATAAGGTGTTCAATACAAAAAGTTGCCCCCCTGTCTTAGAAGATATTGGCCAAAAGATAGCACAAAAGTGTGGAGGGCTACCTCTTTCAGTTGTCCTAGTAGCAGGTATTCTTGAAGGAATGGAGAAGGAAAAACATTGTTGGGAACAGGTTGCAATAAATTTAGGTTCACACATCCAGTCTAAGTCAGAGGATATAATAAATCTTAGTTACCAAGATTTACCATTTCATTTGAAACCTtgttttttgtattttggagtATTTCTAGAGGATGAAGAGATACAGGTTTCAAAATTAACATGGTTGTGGACAGCAGAAGGTTTGGTAAAAACTCATAAAGAGAAAATTTCCGAGGATATAGCAGAGTATTACTTAAAGAACCTTATTGGAAGAAACCTCGTGATGGTTTCCAAGAAGAGTTCTGATGGTAAGACTAAGGCATGTCGCATTCATGACTTGTTGCTTGAGTTTTGTAAAAAGAAAGCCAAGGTGGAGAACTTTCTACAATGCATTAAAGG GGACAATGATcatatgaattcttcttctatttccCATCAGAAGCATAGCATTCTACGGCGCTTATGCCTCTACTCTCAATTTGATAATCTTTCAAAATGGATTTCAATTTGTTCAGATGTACAATCATTCCACTTGATGAAGGGTACACAAATTGCAGCATCATCAATACACAATGCATCATACACTTTTAACAGCTTCAAGCTTCTGAGGGTGTTAAATTTGGAATTCACTGTAATTGATTCTTTCCCAGAAGCGTTAACCTGCTTGAGATATGTTGCTGTTAGAATTTCTGAAGATTCTTCATTATCATTCTCGTCCAATCTTTGGAACCTTGAAACTTTGATAGTTAAAGGAATGGGAAGACGAGTATCATTACCAGACACACTTTGGAAGATGGTCAAGCTGCGCCATCTACATGTATATAACAGTGCTATTATCCCTATATCCAATGTTCATGAAGAGCTCCTTAAGAGTCCCCCAAAAATGAACGAGTTGAGAACTCTTGCCTCAGCATGGTTTTCTTGTGAGGAGGACGCGAATAACATATTGGTAAAGACACCAAATCTTCAAAAACTGAGATGTGAAGTTTTGAGATGTCATGACTATTCCCCTGCATTTAACAATCTTACTAAGCTTGAAGTGCTCAAGTTTTCTTGGGGTTGTTTGGGGACCTGGGCCACCCATCTGAACTTTCCATCAAGTCTTAAGAAATTAACACTACTCAATGGTCCTGTATTTAGACCTGATCAGGTTTCAACCCTCCCCAGCCTTGTGGTACTCAAACTGCTAAACGTTTCCATTAAAAGCGAAGTATGGGAAGTGACTGATGAGCAGTTCCCTCGCCTCAAATTCTTGAAACTACAAAATCCTTCTTTTTTTGAATGGAATGTTTCAGATGATGCTTTTCCATGCCTGGAACACTTGGTGATAAGAAGATTGCGACATCTTGAGCAGATCCCTCCTCGCTTTGCAGACATGCTGACTCTAAAATCTATTGAGGTGATATCATGCAAAGAATCACTTGTTGAATCAGCCAAGGATATCCAGGAAAAACAAGTTGAAGAAATGCAAAATTGTGGTTTCAAACTCTTTATCCAGAAGTAG
- the LOC129874763 gene encoding probable beta-1,4-xylosyltransferase IRX10L — MRNWNFLGFLYLAFILRVESFKFHRIDQHVERISGSAGDVLEDDPTSRLKVFVYELPSKYNKKTVQRDSRCLNHMFAAEIYMNHFLSSSPVRTLNPEEADWFYTPVYTTCEYLTPHGHPLPFNSPRMMRSAIHHIASSWPYWNRTEGADHFFIVPHDFGACFHFQEEKAIERGILPLLQRATLVQTFGQRNHVCLKDGSITIPPYAPPQKIQSHLISPDTPRSIFVYFRGLFYDKRNDPEGGYYARGARAAVWENFKDNPLFDISTDHPTTYYEDMQRAIFCLCPLGWAPWSPRLVEAVVFGCIPVIIADDIVLPFTDAIPWEDIGLFVAEKDVPYLDNILTSVPPQEILRKQRLLANPSMKQAMLFLQPAQPGDAFHQILNGLARKLPHHHKTIYGDNNVLNWTAGPVGDVKPW, encoded by the coding sequence ATGAGAAATtggaactttcttggatttctCTATCTTGCTTTCATATTGAGAGTTGAATCCTTCAAATTTCATAGGATTGATCAACACGTTGAAAGAATCTCCGGAAGTGCTGGCGATGTGTTGGAGGATGATCCTACAAGCAGGTTGAAAGTTTTTGTATATGAGCTTCCAAGCAAATATAACAAGAAAACTGTGCAGAGGGACTCACGATGCCTCAATCACATGTTTGCTGCTGAGATATATATGAATCATTTTCTGTCATCCAGCCCTGTTCGAACACTTAATCCAGAGGAGGCAGATTGGTTTTACACTCCAGTTTATACAACTTGTGAGTACTTGACGCCACATGGTCATCCTTTACCTTTCAACTCACCGCGTATGATGAGAAGCGCGATTCATCATATTGCTTCTAGTTGGCCATACTGGAACAGGACAGAGGGTGCTGATCACTTCTTCATTGTACCACATGATTTTGGTGCATGTTTCCATTTTCAAGAAGAGAAAGCTATTGAAAGGGGAATTCTTCCGTTGCTCCAGCGTGCAACTTTGGTTCAAACTTTTGGACAACGGAATCATGTTTGTTTGAAGGATGGATCGATAACTATTCCTCCGTATGCTCCTCCACAGAAAATTCAATCCCACTTGATCTCTCCTGATACTCCAAGATCCATATTTGTCTATTTCCGAGGATTGttttatgacaaaagaaatgaTCCTGAAGGCGGGTACTATGCAAGAGGCGCTCGAGCAGCAGTGTGGGAGAACTTTAAGGACAATCCACTCTTTGATATTTCTACAGATCATCCAACTACATACTACGAAGACATGCAGCGAGCTATCTTTTGCTTGTGCCCTCTCGGATGGGCTCCATGGAGTCCGAGATTGGTTGAAGCTGTTGTATTCGGATGCATCCCCGTTATAATAGCAGATGACATTGTCTTGCCATTTACTGATGCGATTCCATGGGAAGATATTGGATTGTTCGTAGCGGAGAAGGATGTTCCATATTTGGATAACATTCTCACTTCTGTTCCACCACAAGAAATACTGAGGAAGCAGAGATTGCTTGCCAATCCTTCAATGAAGCAGGCAATGTTATTTCTACAACCTGCTCAACCAGGTGATGCTTTCCACCAAATCTTGAATGGACTTGCTCGTAAATTACCCCATCATCACAAGACCATATACGGAGACAACAATGTCTTAAACTGGACTGCTGGTCCAGTTGGTGATGTAAAACCTTGGTAG